A single window of Nicotiana sylvestris chromosome 3, ASM39365v2, whole genome shotgun sequence DNA harbors:
- the LOC138888725 gene encoding small ribosomal subunit protein bS1m-like, with translation MLLINRTRRGGKKKLMMSIYLSRSFPRSNSSFFLCSGNALQSEVLRLREEMFLVDAGLGTPRICMQDEPTGVPINRATRFENKVGFLDLVAGESLIKEQILERFFIDLVAGESLIKERAAARFNDLVGSTDVVAGEPLLLLPRRFRQNRAWMELNKIWRTNTKVKGFIIEKVKGGYSVAIAGFITFLPFRRRRKRISNDRFTIENINPKKTNIVVF, from the coding sequence ATGCTTCTGATCAATAGAACACGAAGAGGAGGAAAAAAAAAGCTTATGATGAGCATCTATTTGAGTCGATCATTTCCAAGATCTAATTCCAGTTTTTTCTTATGTAGTGGAAACGCCTTACAATCTGAAGTTTTACGCTTAAGGGAAGAAATGTTCTTGGTGGATGCAGGACTTGGGACCCCCAGAATTTGTATGCAAGATGAGCCTACAGGAGTGCCAATCAACCGAGCCACCAGGTTTGAGAATAAGGTGGGATTCCTGGATCTAGTGGCCGGTGAATCACTGATCAAAGAGCAGATTTTAGAGAGATTCTTCATCGATCTAGTGGCCGGTGAATCACTGATCAAAGAGCGAGCAGCCGCCAGGTTTAATGATTTGGTGGGATCTACAGATGTAGTGGCTGGTGAaccgcttcttcttcttccacgAAGATTCAGACAAAACCGAGCTTGGATGGAACTGAACAAGATTTGGCGAACGAATACAAAGGTCAAAGGCTTTATTATTGAGAAAGTAAAAGGAGGTTATTCAGTAGCCATCGCAGGTTTCATTACTTTTCTTCCATTCCGTCGCAGAAGGAAAAGGATATCGAATGATCGATTCACCATTGAGAACATTAACCCCAAAAAGACGAATATTGTGGTGTTCTAA